A genome region from Paradevosia shaoguanensis includes the following:
- the rocD gene encoding ornithine--oxo-acid transaminase, with protein sequence MSLTSADFIAIEQELGARNYKPLDVVLTRGEGVYVWDVEGNRYLDCLSAYSAVNQGHCHPRIFNAMVEQARKLTLTSRAFCNDQLALFYEELAELTGAHKVLPMNSGAEAVETAIKAVRKWGYEVKGVPEGKAEIIVAANNFHGRTLGIVGFSTDPEARGGFGPFAPGFRTVPFGDAAALAAAINPNTVAFLVEPIQGEAGVLIPPPGYFREVRRLCTAHGVTLILDEIQTGLGRTGKFLAEEHEGIEADVTLIGKALSGGFYPVSAVLSNSEVLGVLKPGQHGSTFGGNPLACAIARMAVRVLHEEGMIENAAVMGARFKSGLQSTRSNLVKDVRGRGLMLAVELIPEAGGARQVCEALQAHGILAKDTHGDTIRFAPPLVITADQVDWALERIESVLTSGTAIH encoded by the coding sequence ATGTCGCTCACAAGTGCCGACTTCATCGCCATTGAACAGGAACTGGGCGCCCGCAACTACAAGCCCCTCGACGTCGTCCTGACGCGCGGCGAAGGCGTCTATGTCTGGGACGTGGAAGGCAACCGCTATCTCGATTGCCTCTCGGCCTATTCGGCCGTCAACCAGGGCCATTGCCACCCGCGCATCTTCAACGCCATGGTCGAGCAGGCCCGCAAGCTCACCCTCACCTCGCGCGCTTTCTGCAACGACCAGCTGGCCCTCTTCTACGAAGAGCTGGCCGAACTCACCGGCGCCCACAAGGTTCTGCCGATGAACTCGGGTGCCGAGGCCGTCGAAACCGCCATCAAGGCGGTGCGCAAATGGGGCTACGAGGTCAAGGGCGTGCCCGAGGGCAAGGCCGAGATCATCGTCGCCGCCAACAATTTCCACGGCCGCACACTGGGCATTGTCGGCTTCTCGACCGACCCGGAGGCGCGTGGCGGCTTCGGCCCCTTCGCGCCCGGCTTCAGGACGGTGCCGTTCGGCGATGCCGCGGCATTAGCTGCCGCCATCAATCCCAACACCGTCGCCTTCCTCGTCGAGCCCATCCAGGGCGAAGCCGGCGTGCTCATTCCGCCACCCGGTTATTTCCGCGAAGTGCGCAGGCTCTGCACTGCCCACGGCGTCACCCTGATCCTCGATGAAATCCAGACCGGCCTCGGCCGTACCGGCAAATTCCTCGCCGAGGAGCACGAAGGCATCGAGGCCGACGTCACCCTGATCGGCAAGGCGCTTTCGGGCGGCTTCTACCCGGTCTCGGCCGTGCTTTCGAATTCGGAAGTCCTGGGCGTCCTCAAGCCCGGCCAGCACGGCTCGACCTTCGGCGGCAATCCCCTGGCCTGCGCCATCGCGCGCATGGCCGTCCGCGTCCTCCATGAGGAAGGCATGATCGAGAACGCGGCCGTCATGGGCGCCCGCTTCAAGTCGGGGCTGCAGTCGACGCGCTCCAACCTCGTCAAGGACGTGCGCGGCCGCGGCCTCATGCTGGCAGTCGAGCTGATTCCGGAAGCGGGCGGCGCGCGTCAGGTCTGCGAGGCGTTGCAGGCGCACGGCATTCTCGCCAAGGACACCCACGGCGATACCATCCGCTTCGCCCCGCCCCTCGTCATCACCGCCGATCAGGTGGATTGGGCTTTGGAGCGCATTGAGAGCGTGCTGACATCGGGCACCGCCATCCATTAG
- the rocF gene encoding arginase, whose protein sequence is MDISLLGIPLEAGNSVPGTLMGPAALRTAGIAAMLTGLGHEVRDHGDVVPAAAPADLSGQLPTCRNPGEIKAWTEAIHDRGLDVLRAGGVPIFMGGDHALSMGTVAAVSRHCRETGRDLAVLWLDAHADFNTPDTTPSGNMHGMPLAFLTGEPSLAGLLAGRDLVPLAPEAIHIFGLRSIDLDERMRLDEHGIDCIDMRAIDENGVSNLLRELLAKLDPERTHLHVSLDVDFIDPSLAPAVGTTVPGGATYREAHLIMEMLHDSGLVGSVDIVELNPFLDERGKSARLMAELAASLFGRTVLDRRPRPTA, encoded by the coding sequence ATGGATATCTCACTGCTCGGCATTCCGCTCGAAGCCGGCAACAGCGTTCCCGGCACCCTGATGGGGCCGGCTGCGTTGCGCACCGCCGGCATCGCCGCCATGCTGACCGGCCTCGGCCACGAGGTCCGGGACCACGGCGACGTGGTTCCCGCCGCCGCGCCCGCCGACCTCTCCGGCCAATTGCCCACCTGCCGCAATCCCGGCGAGATAAAAGCCTGGACCGAGGCCATCCACGATCGCGGGCTCGACGTCCTGCGCGCCGGCGGCGTACCCATCTTCATGGGCGGCGACCACGCCCTCTCCATGGGCACTGTCGCCGCAGTCTCGCGCCATTGCCGCGAAACCGGCCGCGACCTCGCCGTGCTCTGGCTCGACGCCCACGCCGATTTCAACACGCCCGACACCACGCCTTCGGGCAACATGCACGGCATGCCGCTCGCCTTCCTCACCGGCGAACCCAGCCTTGCCGGCCTCCTCGCCGGCCGCGATCTCGTGCCCCTGGCCCCCGAAGCCATCCACATCTTCGGCCTCCGCTCCATCGACCTCGATGAACGCATGCGGCTCGACGAGCATGGCATCGACTGCATCGACATGCGCGCCATCGACGAGAACGGCGTCTCCAACCTGCTGCGCGAGCTGCTGGCGAAACTCGATCCCGAGCGCACGCATCTCCACGTCAGCCTCGACGTCGATTTCATCGACCCCTCCCTCGCGCCCGCCGTCGGCACCACCGTGCCGGGCGGGGCGACCTATCGGGAGGCACATCTCATCATGGAAATGCTCCACGATTCCGGGCTCGTCGGCTCGGTCGACATCGTCGAGCTCAACCCCTTTCTCGACGAACGCGGCAAGAGCGCGCGCCTCATGGCCGAGCTCGCCGCCAGCCTCTTCGGACGCACCGTGCTCGACCGGCGCCCGCGTCCGACAGCATGA
- a CDS encoding Lrp/AsnC family transcriptional regulator produces MAIQQETALDETDRRLIELLRANGRLPAAKLAAMLGVSRGTVQNRIDRLVGAGIIAGFTIRLRSDVETGLVRAQIALEVRSSDIKPVVAQLKRLPEAVRIYSTNGRWDLVAEIQTRDLAGLDAVITRIRQVPGVSHSETSIYLTEL; encoded by the coding sequence ATGGCAATTCAGCAGGAAACGGCGCTCGATGAAACTGATCGGCGGCTGATCGAGCTGCTTCGCGCCAATGGGCGACTGCCAGCGGCCAAGCTGGCGGCAATGCTGGGCGTTTCGCGCGGGACGGTGCAGAACCGGATCGACCGGCTCGTGGGGGCCGGGATCATTGCCGGGTTCACGATCCGGCTGCGGTCGGATGTCGAGACGGGGCTGGTGCGGGCACAGATTGCGCTCGAGGTGCGATCCAGCGACATCAAGCCTGTCGTGGCGCAGTTGAAACGCCTCCCCGAAGCGGTGCGGATCTATTCGACCAATGGGCGGTGGGATCTGGTGGCGGAAATCCAGACGCGCGACCTGGCCGGGCTCGATGCGGTGATCACGCGAATTCGCCAGGTGCCAGGGGTCTCGCATTCGGAGACGAGCATTTATCTGACGGAATTGTAG
- a CDS encoding siderophore-interacting protein, giving the protein MSLAPENRLRHNLTMDIKNLLPSRVRHDIRVRKLTVAAITDITPLMRRITLAGDQLEGFTSPGFDDHIKMFFPPEGEPFPETRLGPDGLVFEGQRPPMRDYTPRRYDAENRTLDIDFVLHGDGPAASWAARVKVGDPALIAGPRGSMIVPDGFDWYLLAGDETALPAIGRRLEELRPGVRALVVIEVASPAEEQTLTTAADAQIQWVHRNGAPAGTTGILAEALARLALPEGRGFAYVAGEARLGREAKKLLLEERGLPPELVKIAGYWALGEADAHLPH; this is encoded by the coding sequence ATGTCACTTGCGCCCGAAAACCGCCTGCGGCATAACCTGACTATGGATATCAAGAATTTACTCCCCAGCCGCGTCCGCCACGACATCCGCGTGCGCAAGCTCACTGTCGCTGCCATCACCGACATCACTCCGCTCATGCGCCGCATCACGCTGGCCGGCGATCAGCTCGAGGGCTTCACCAGCCCCGGCTTTGACGACCACATCAAGATGTTCTTCCCACCCGAGGGCGAGCCATTCCCGGAAACCAGGCTTGGTCCGGACGGCCTCGTCTTCGAGGGCCAGCGACCGCCGATGCGCGATTATACGCCCCGGCGCTACGATGCCGAAAACAGAACGCTCGATATCGACTTCGTGCTCCATGGCGATGGCCCGGCCGCAAGCTGGGCGGCGCGCGTCAAAGTCGGTGACCCCGCCCTCATCGCCGGTCCGCGCGGCTCGATGATCGTGCCCGATGGCTTCGACTGGTACCTCCTGGCCGGCGACGAAACCGCCCTCCCCGCCATCGGCCGTCGCCTCGAGGAATTGCGCCCCGGCGTCAGGGCGCTGGTGGTCATCGAGGTCGCCTCGCCCGCCGAGGAACAGACGCTCACCACCGCCGCCGACGCGCAGATTCAATGGGTCCACCGCAACGGCGCTCCCGCCGGCACTACCGGCATCCTCGCCGAAGCCCTCGCCAGGCTGGCGCTCCCCGAAGGCCGCGGCTTCGCCTATGTCGCCGGGGAAGCCAGGCTCGGCCGCGAGGCCAAGAAACTGCTGCTCGAAGAGCGCGGCCTGCCCCCCGAACTGGTCAAGATCGCCGGCTATTGGGCATTGGGCGAAGCGGACGCCCACTTGCCGCACTAA
- a CDS encoding VOC family protein, with protein MLNQIKGLHHVTSMADDAQKNNAFFTNKLGLRRVKKTVNFDEPSVYHLYYGDEIGTPGTVMTYFPFPHIVRGRPGTGEVGTTVFSVPEGSLPYWRERFEKFGVGGVTEGESFGQKRLTFTGPDGDGFALVEDKGDKRPVWTQGGVGNDEAIRGFHSASLRLRDGGATEELLKFMGYQEADTSNGIKRFAIPGGNGADFIDIETLPEAQRATLGAGSVHHIAFAVEDRAKQLEVRKALLDTGYQVTPVIDRDYFWAIYFRTPGGVLFEIATNEPGFDRDEDTAHLGEALKLPMQHEHLRAALENHLQPLEA; from the coding sequence ATGCTCAACCAGATCAAGGGGCTGCACCACGTCACGTCGATGGCCGATGACGCCCAGAAGAACAATGCCTTCTTCACCAACAAGCTCGGCCTGCGCCGGGTCAAGAAGACGGTCAATTTCGATGAGCCGAGCGTCTACCACCTCTATTATGGCGACGAGATCGGCACGCCCGGCACGGTGATGACCTATTTCCCGTTCCCGCATATCGTGCGCGGCCGTCCAGGCACGGGCGAGGTCGGCACGACGGTGTTTTCGGTGCCCGAGGGCTCGCTGCCCTATTGGCGCGAGCGCTTCGAGAAGTTTGGCGTCGGTGGGGTGACGGAAGGCGAGAGCTTCGGGCAGAAGCGGCTGACCTTTACCGGCCCGGACGGCGACGGCTTCGCGCTGGTCGAGGACAAGGGCGATAAGCGTCCGGTCTGGACACAGGGCGGGGTCGGCAATGACGAGGCCATCCGCGGTTTCCATTCGGCGTCCCTGCGCCTGCGCGATGGTGGGGCCACCGAAGAATTGCTCAAGTTCATGGGTTACCAGGAGGCCGATACGAGCAACGGCATCAAGCGCTTCGCCATTCCGGGCGGCAACGGGGCCGATTTCATCGATATCGAGACCCTGCCGGAAGCCCAGCGCGCGACCCTTGGCGCCGGCTCGGTGCACCACATCGCCTTTGCGGTGGAGGATCGCGCCAAGCAGCTCGAAGTGCGCAAGGCGCTGCTCGATACGGGCTACCAGGTGACGCCGGTGATCGACCGCGACTATTTCTGGGCTATCTATTTCCGGACGCCCGGCGGCGTGCTGTTCGAGATCGCCACCAACGAGCCCGGCTTCGACCGGGACGAGGATACGGCGCATCTGGGCGAAGCGCTCAAGCTGCCCATGCAGCACGAGCACCTGCGCGCCGCGCTTGAAAACCATCTGCAGCCGCTGGAGGCCTAG
- a CDS encoding alpha/beta hydrolase: MSDYVYRQREGAEAFAPALFLFHGTGGDENQFFDLGQHLIPGARLIAPRGDVSEGGAARYFRRTGEGVYDMADLGRAVEKMTGFVKARVAEGQPRETIGLGYSNGANILASVAFEHPELFDRLVLMHPLIPFAPNDASGLAGRKVLITAGRRDPIAPAAETQKLADYFTRQGAEVTLHWHEGGHELRQDELAAIQLFLRN, from the coding sequence ATGAGCGACTACGTCTATCGTCAACGCGAGGGAGCCGAGGCTTTTGCCCCGGCTCTGTTCCTCTTCCACGGCACGGGCGGGGACGAGAACCAGTTCTTCGACCTCGGCCAGCATCTGATCCCGGGCGCGCGGCTGATCGCGCCGCGTGGCGATGTGTCGGAAGGCGGGGCAGCCCGCTATTTCCGCCGCACGGGCGAGGGCGTCTACGACATGGCCGACCTCGGTCGGGCGGTCGAGAAGATGACCGGTTTCGTCAAGGCGCGGGTGGCCGAAGGGCAGCCGCGCGAGACGATCGGGCTGGGCTATTCGAACGGCGCCAATATCCTCGCCTCGGTAGCCTTCGAGCATCCCGAGCTCTTCGACCGGCTGGTGCTGATGCACCCGCTCATCCCGTTCGCGCCCAATGACGCGTCGGGGCTGGCGGGGCGCAAGGTGCTGATCACGGCAGGGCGCCGCGACCCGATCGCTCCGGCGGCGGAGACGCAGAAGCTGGCCGACTACTTCACGCGCCAGGGGGCCGAGGTGACGCTCCACTGGCACGAGGGCGGGCATGAATTGCGGCAGGACGAGCTGGCCGCGATCCAGTTGTTCCTGCGGAACTGA
- a CDS encoding maleylacetate reductase yields the protein MPFRAHSHEQTVIFGEDHRSAVAQALEGRHGFIVTTPGHKPVAEALAAELGQGTICALARMHTPVAVTEEALGKLAASGAKQIVAIGGGSAIGLGKALALRTGLEQIVVPTTYAGSEMTPVLGQTENGRKTTLRDERVRPGTVIYDVGLTLTLPPDISAASGMNGLAHAVEALYAPDRAPLSTLAAQRAIHLFGASLPAIARDPADRAARERALEAAYLAGFALGQTTMGLHHKLAHVLGGMLDLPHAQTHAALLPRVARFNAASLVAVLGSDPGGAIAAIGAAAGAPTSLRALGMAESDIERVIPEVLGAGYANPRTVSEQDLRALLRAAWAGSPT from the coding sequence ATGCCTTTCCGCGCCCATAGCCACGAGCAGACGGTGATCTTCGGTGAAGATCACCGTTCCGCCGTGGCGCAGGCGCTGGAGGGGAGGCACGGGTTCATCGTCACGACGCCCGGCCACAAGCCAGTGGCGGAAGCGTTGGCGGCCGAGCTGGGGCAGGGCACAATCTGCGCGCTGGCGCGGATGCATACGCCGGTGGCTGTGACCGAGGAGGCGCTGGGGAAGCTGGCGGCTTCCGGTGCGAAGCAGATCGTCGCCATCGGCGGCGGCTCGGCGATCGGACTGGGCAAGGCGCTGGCCTTGCGAACGGGGCTGGAACAGATCGTGGTGCCCACCACCTATGCCGGCTCCGAGATGACGCCGGTGCTGGGGCAGACCGAAAATGGCCGCAAGACCACTTTGCGTGACGAGCGGGTGCGGCCCGGGACGGTGATCTACGATGTCGGGCTGACGCTGACCTTGCCGCCCGACATATCGGCGGCCAGCGGCATGAACGGGTTGGCGCATGCGGTCGAAGCGCTCTATGCGCCGGACCGGGCGCCGCTTTCGACGCTCGCCGCGCAACGTGCCATCCACCTCTTCGGTGCGAGCCTGCCGGCGATCGCGCGCGATCCGGCTGATCGTGCGGCGCGGGAGCGGGCGTTGGAGGCGGCTTATCTTGCAGGCTTTGCGCTCGGACAGACGACGATGGGGCTGCATCACAAGCTGGCGCATGTGCTGGGTGGCATGCTGGACCTGCCGCATGCGCAGACCCATGCAGCCCTGCTGCCGCGTGTGGCGCGCTTCAATGCGGCGAGCCTGGTTGCCGTGCTGGGTTCCGATCCGGGAGGCGCGATCGCGGCCATTGGCGCTGCGGCAGGAGCGCCGACTTCATTGCGGGCGCTGGGCATGGCCGAGAGCGATATCGAGCGGGTGATCCCCGAGGTGCTTGGGGCGGGCTATGCCAATCCGCGCACTGTGAGCGAGCAAGACCTTCGTGCCCTGCTGCGGGCGGCCTGGGCGGGTTCGCCTACATGA
- a CDS encoding DUF3298 domain-containing protein, translated as MLLRIMFALAMFVLAAPVAQAASFDCAKASTPFEKAICSDPALSAQDEVLAVAYQTAVGGLSKAASDAMLKGQRDWLGFIGKVCADDMLPGQEKIADERVACLSSQYITRIRSLEGSRMLGGLRFYLADTFWSAPDPEGESYYKIATDTTSAVQLDGKGEEAKGFNAMVNAELASGTKTDSTEDNEGESRTSSDHDLSLTVSHVSDARIDVEVSTYWFGHGAAHGNYGITYLHFLRGEGRPLQASDIFTGKKWVTPVADLVLKRLKDDRGELLWDIEQSWLEEVVADTSRWNITDNGLVIQFQPYEVASYADGAVTAEISWQQLNDYMTEGATSLIY; from the coding sequence ATGCTGCTCCGGATAATGTTCGCCCTTGCCATGTTCGTCCTGGCCGCGCCGGTGGCGCAAGCCGCCAGCTTCGATTGCGCCAAGGCTTCCACGCCATTCGAGAAGGCCATCTGTTCCGATCCGGCGCTTTCGGCGCAGGACGAGGTGCTTGCGGTCGCCTACCAGACGGCGGTGGGCGGGTTGAGCAAGGCGGCTTCGGACGCGATGCTCAAGGGCCAGCGCGACTGGCTGGGTTTTATCGGCAAGGTCTGCGCCGACGACATGCTGCCGGGCCAGGAAAAGATCGCGGACGAGCGCGTCGCATGTCTTTCTAGCCAGTACATCACCCGAATCCGCTCGCTCGAGGGCAGCCGGATGCTGGGCGGGCTGAGGTTCTATCTCGCCGATACCTTCTGGTCGGCTCCCGATCCGGAAGGGGAGAGCTATTACAAGATCGCCACCGACACGACTTCGGCCGTCCAGCTCGACGGCAAGGGCGAAGAGGCCAAGGGCTTCAACGCCATGGTCAACGCCGAGCTGGCGAGCGGCACCAAGACCGACAGCACCGAGGACAATGAGGGGGAATCGCGCACCTCGTCCGACCATGATCTTTCGCTGACGGTTTCCCATGTGAGCGATGCGCGGATCGATGTCGAGGTTTCGACCTATTGGTTCGGGCACGGGGCGGCCCACGGCAATTACGGCATCACCTACCTGCATTTCCTGCGCGGCGAAGGTCGCCCGCTCCAGGCGTCGGACATCTTTACCGGCAAGAAGTGGGTGACCCCGGTGGCTGACCTCGTGCTCAAGCGGCTCAAGGACGACCGGGGCGAACTGCTCTGGGATATCGAGCAGTCCTGGCTCGAAGAGGTCGTGGCCGATACCTCGCGCTGGAACATCACGGATAACGGCCTCGTCATCCAGTTCCAGCCCTATGAGGTCGCGTCCTATGCCGATGGCGCGGTGACGGCGGAAATCTCCTGGCAGCAGCTCAACGACTACATGACCGAAGGCGCCACCTCGCTCATCTACTGA
- a CDS encoding GNAT family N-acetyltransferase: MADYKHRVEREDGPSSGRYVVHLAPGFEGEMTYRWVSPGVIAIDHTGVPPEYRGQGIAEDIVRKAIEDARKEGIKIIPYCSYVVAQFRRHPEWADLLAPRG; this comes from the coding sequence TTGGCCGACTACAAGCACCGCGTCGAGCGCGAGGATGGTCCGTCGTCTGGGCGCTATGTCGTGCACCTCGCCCCAGGGTTCGAAGGCGAGATGACCTATCGCTGGGTGAGCCCGGGCGTGATCGCCATAGACCATACCGGCGTGCCGCCCGAATATCGTGGGCAAGGCATTGCCGAGGACATCGTGCGCAAGGCCATCGAGGACGCGCGCAAGGAGGGGATCAAGATCATCCCCTATTGCTCCTACGTCGTCGCCCAGTTCCGGCGCCACCCCGAATGGGCCGATCTCCTCGCCCCGCGCGGCTGA
- a CDS encoding tetratricopeptide repeat protein produces the protein MRAVIALTRWAIPALLGLLLLLAAPQAAFTQTQATPDPQLDALFTQLRHASDAKTARDIDRRIQVIWLTPKDPELAERMSQALTARRHMNLPMALGVLSGIVRDYPTYAEGWNQRATVYYLLRDYEDSLADIEKTLQYEPRHFGALSGRALIYLAQDKRGLAIRDISAALAVHPFLSEKALFPELLDDITHI, from the coding sequence ATGCGTGCAGTGATCGCTCTCACCCGCTGGGCAATCCCGGCCCTTCTGGGCCTCCTCCTGCTGCTGGCCGCCCCGCAGGCGGCCTTCACGCAGACCCAGGCCACGCCCGATCCCCAGCTCGACGCCCTTTTCACCCAATTGCGCCACGCGAGCGACGCCAAGACCGCCCGCGACATCGACCGGCGCATTCAGGTCATCTGGCTCACGCCCAAGGATCCCGAGCTCGCCGAGCGCATGTCCCAGGCTCTGACTGCCCGCCGGCACATGAACCTGCCCATGGCCCTGGGCGTGCTGTCCGGCATCGTGCGCGACTACCCGACCTATGCCGAGGGCTGGAACCAGCGCGCAACCGTCTATTACCTGCTGCGGGACTACGAGGATTCCCTCGCCGACATCGAAAAGACCCTGCAATACGAACCCCGCCATTTCGGCGCGCTCTCCGGCCGGGCCCTCATCTATCTCGCCCAGGACAAGCGAGGTCTCGCCATCCGGGACATTTCTGCGGCACTGGCCGTGCACCCCTTCCTTTCGGAAAAAGCACTGTTTCCCGAGCTGCTGGACGATATAACTCACATCTAG
- a CDS encoding GNAT family N-acetyltransferase, which produces MTVTLIPIDAAGRTAVLGLHVSPDQDDFVASNAESLDEADENPECFPLAIAAGGLVVGFAMYALDSDDDNYWIYRLMIDRRYQGRGFGRAALRALIARLSAHAGCDAIYLGVAPENVVAAELYVGEGFAPTGEMFEGEIVMRRPVAR; this is translated from the coding sequence ATGACCGTTACCCTAATCCCGATCGACGCCGCCGGACGCACCGCCGTCCTCGGCCTGCACGTCTCTCCCGACCAGGACGACTTCGTCGCCAGCAACGCGGAATCGCTCGATGAGGCCGACGAAAATCCCGAATGCTTTCCACTGGCCATCGCCGCCGGTGGCCTTGTCGTCGGCTTCGCCATGTACGCTCTGGATTCGGACGACGACAATTACTGGATCTACCGGCTGATGATCGACCGCCGCTATCAGGGCCGCGGCTTCGGCCGCGCCGCCCTGCGCGCACTCATCGCCAGGCTTTCGGCCCACGCCGGGTGCGACGCCATCTATCTGGGGGTCGCGCCTGAGAACGTCGTCGCCGCCGAACTCTATGTCGGGGAAGGCTTCGCCCCGACCGGAGAGATGTTCGAGGGAGAAATCGTGATGCGACGTCCCGTCGCCAGATAG
- a CDS encoding DedA family protein → MIEFLHQISAYLEAFLNSVSDNFWLSIVFIFLVAIGEAVFILGLFVPSTPVLLLVGGIIATGKLPFWPIYLAAVIGAVIGDAVSYTVGHLLKDRIKTIWPFRNYLPLLAKGEVFFARHGGKSVFIGRFIPGVKAVVPGIAGMMGMTYRWFTIINVTSAFAWAAAHILPGMLLTAWLKSIGLSLELVIIVGAAILTVLYLLVHFHRKILLFFAPWLGGFGRSLQLRWQKTDATH, encoded by the coding sequence ATGATAGAGTTTCTGCACCAGATTTCGGCGTATCTGGAAGCTTTCCTGAACAGCGTTTCGGATAATTTCTGGCTCTCGATCGTGTTTATCTTCCTCGTCGCCATCGGCGAGGCGGTGTTCATCCTGGGCCTCTTCGTGCCCTCGACACCCGTTCTCCTGCTCGTGGGCGGCATCATCGCCACCGGCAAGCTGCCCTTCTGGCCGATCTACCTGGCCGCCGTCATCGGCGCGGTCATCGGCGATGCCGTCTCCTATACGGTCGGGCACCTGCTCAAGGACCGCATCAAGACCATCTGGCCGTTCCGGAACTACTTGCCGCTCCTCGCCAAGGGCGAAGTATTCTTCGCCCGACACGGCGGCAAATCGGTCTTCATCGGCCGTTTCATTCCGGGGGTGAAGGCCGTGGTGCCGGGCATTGCCGGCATGATGGGCATGACCTATCGCTGGTTCACCATCATCAACGTCACCTCCGCCTTTGCCTGGGCTGCGGCCCATATCCTGCCCGGCATGCTGCTGACGGCCTGGCTCAAGTCGATCGGCCTCTCGCTCGAACTCGTCATCATCGTGGGCGCCGCGATCCTGACCGTGCTCTACCTCCTGGTGCATTTCCACCGGAAGATCCTGCTGTTCTTCGCGCCCTGGCTCGGTGGCTTCGGTCGTTCGCTGCAATTGCGCTGGCAGAAGACCGACGCGACGCACTGA